A genomic region of Hippoglossus hippoglossus isolate fHipHip1 chromosome 8, fHipHip1.pri, whole genome shotgun sequence contains the following coding sequences:
- the aanat2 gene encoding LOW QUALITY PROTEIN: arylalkylamine N-acetyltransferase 2 (The sequence of the model RefSeq protein was modified relative to this genomic sequence to represent the inferred CDS: deleted 1 base in 1 codon) — MAKQVRARSPLLKPFFLKTPVRVVSPLQQRRHTLPASEFRNLTPQDAISVFEIEREAFVSVSGECPLTLDEVLNFLSQCPELSLGWFEEGQLVAFIIGSGWDKERLSQEAMTQHVPDSPAVHLHVLSVHRHCRQQGKGSILLWRYLQYLRCVPGLRRALLICEDFLVPFYLKAGFKEKGTSAISVSNMQFHEMEYTVGGQAYARRNSGC, encoded by the exons ATGGCAAAGCAGGTCAGAGCCCGCTCACCGCTCCTCAAGCCCTTCTTCCTGAAGACGCCTGTGAGAGTGGTCAGCCCTCTGCAACAAAGACGACACACGCTCCCCGCCAGCGAGTTCAGGAACCTCACGCCACAGGACGCCATCAGCGTGTTTGAGATCGAGAGAGAAG CATTCGTCTCCGTGTCTGGAGAGTGTCCCCTCACCCTGGATGAGGTGCTGAATTTCCTGAGTCAGTGCCCTGAGCTCTCACTGGGCTGGTTTGAGGAGGGACAACTGGTGGCTTTCATCATTGGCTCTGGCTGGGACAAGGAGAGGCTTTCACAA gaggCCATGACTCAGCACGTCCCGGACAGCCCCGCTGTGCACCTCCATGTGCTGTCGGTGCACCGCCACTGCCGCCAGCAAGGCAAGGGCTCCATCCTCTTGTGGCGCTATTTGCAGTACCTGCGTTGCGTACCGGGCCTCCGGCGAGCTCTGCTGATTTGCGAGGACTTCCTGGTGCCTTTCTACCTCAAG GCCGGCTTCAAAGAGAAGGGAACGTCAGCCATTTCCGTGTCCAACATGCAATTCCATGAGATGGAGTACACAGTCGGCGGGCAGGCGTACGCCAGGAGGAACAGTGGCTGCTAG